The Hemicordylus capensis ecotype Gifberg chromosome 6, rHemCap1.1.pri, whole genome shotgun sequence genome window below encodes:
- the ARL4A gene encoding ADP-ribosylation factor-like protein 4A, whose protein sequence is MGNGLSEQTPILSSLPAFQCFHIVILGLDCAGKTTVLYRLQFNEFVNTVPTKGFNTEKIKVTLGNHKTVTFHFWDVGGQEKLRPLWKSYTRCTDGIVFVVDSVDIERMEEAKTELHKITRISENQGVPVLIVANKQDLRHSLSLSDMEKMLATSELSSSTPWHLQPTCAIIGDGLKEGLEKLHDMIIKRRKMLRQQKKKR, encoded by the coding sequence ATGGGGAATGGGCTGTCGGAGCAGACGCCGATCCTGTcgagcctgcctgccttccagtgCTTCCACATCGTGATCCTGGGGCTGGATTGCGCCGGCAAGACCACCGTGCTCTACCGGCTGCAGTTCAACGAGTTCGTCAACACCGTCCCCACCAAAGGCTTCAACACCGAGAAGATCAAAGTGACGCTGGGTAACCACAAGACCGTCACTTTCCACTTCTGGGACGTCGGGGGCCAGGAGAAGCTGCGGCCCCTCTGGAAGTCCTACACCCGCTGCACGGACGGCATCGTCTTCGTGGTGGATTCCGTGGACATCGAAAGGATGGAGGAAGCCAAAACGGAACTGCACAAAATCACGCGGATCTCGGAGAACCAAGGAGTGCCTGTGCTTATCGTGGCCAACAAGCAGGACTTGAGACATTCGTTGTCGCTGTCGGATATGGAAAAGATGTTGGCCACCAGCGAGCTGAGCTCTTCCACTCCCTGGCACCTGCAGCCCACCTGTGCTATCATAGGAGATGGGCTCAAAGAGGGACTTGAGAAACTGCATGATATGATAATTAAGCGAAGGAAAATGCTGAGGCAGCAAAAAAAGAAGAGATGA